In the bacterium genome, CAGGGCTACAGCTACGGCGATTACATCGGCAAGGGCGGACTGGAGCTTAAATACGAAAATTATCTGAAGGGGGTCAACGGCTGGGATTTCATCGAGGTCGACGCCAGGGGACGCGACCTGGGAACGGTGTCCGAAGCCGAAAGGATAGAGCCCGACCCCGGCAGCAACATATCCCTGACCATCGACTGGCGGCTGGAGACCCTGGCGGAAAGCCTTTTTACCGGGGACATGATAGGGGCGGCGGTGGCCATAGACCCCCGGACCGGGCGGGTGCTGGCCCTGGTCAGCCGCCCCAACTTTGATCCCAACCTGTTTGCGGCCGGCATCCGGGCCGATGACTGGAACCGGCTGGTCAACGATCCCAGCTTTCCCTTGTGGGACCGGGCCATCCGCAGCGCTTACCCGCCGGGCTCCACCTTCAAGGTGGTCACGGCCGCCGCGGCCCTGGAGGAATCGCTGATCACCCCGGAAACAAGGATGAAAGCCTCCTGTCACGGCAGCCTGGTGATAGGCAACCGAGCCTTTAAATGCTGGAAAAGGGGGGGGCACGGTTCGCTGGACCTGCACGGCGCCATAGTCAATTCCTGCGACGTTTATTTCTACCAATTGGGAATGCTGCTGAAGATAAACGGGATGGCCAAATGGTCCCAAAGACTGGGGCTTGCCCGGGAAACCGGAATAGACCTGCCCCAGGAGAATTCCGGCCTGATCCCCGACGATCTCTATTACCAGAAACGTTTGGGCCGGAACGCCAAGACGGTGGGACATTCGGCCAACATGTCCATCGGCCAGGGCGAGGTGATGGCCACTCCGCTGCAGATGG is a window encoding:
- the mrdA gene encoding penicillin-binding protein 2 — its product is MAKELGSRERVLSILALLALGFSALLFRSGYLQVVKHGHYARLSQQNRLRRLMIPAPRGLVFDCSGVLIAQSRPGFDLVLVTVNDWQASVSKAAALLGLDSLLLKSSVISQRRIFPKDPVVLVKDLLPEQVARIEENILNLPALRLEVESLRKVEYGSLASHLVGYTSSLGQSEYAKYRDQGYSYGDYIGKGGLELKYENYLKGVNGWDFIEVDARGRDLGTVSEAERIEPDPGSNISLTIDWRLETLAESLFTGDMIGAAVAIDPRTGRVLALVSRPNFDPNLFAAGIRADDWNRLVNDPSFPLWDRAIRSAYPPGSTFKVVTAAAALEESLITPETRMKASCHGSLVIGNRAFKCWKRGGHGSLDLHGAIVNSCDVYFYQLGMLLKINGMAKWSQRLGLARETGIDLPQENSGLIPDDLYYQKRLGRNAKTVGHSANMSIGQGEVMATPLQMASLYAALANGGVWCQPHLLLKAEDYAGKVLTGEVISKRRLPLSDATVSTIKQALYGAVNDPGHTGGA